One genomic segment of Pseudomonas chlororaphis subsp. aurantiaca includes these proteins:
- a CDS encoding FkbM family methyltransferase: MTFISYAQNFEDIRLWRVFKHVENGFYIDVGANHPTADSVTRAFYDRGWSGINVEPVPSYYHALCQERPRDTNLQCAAGDNAEALTFYGIADTGLSTLDPAIAQQHKDAGMPVQTQIVSSRTLSDICEAHVDGPIHFLKIDVEGHEETVLRSMDFSRWRPWILLIETPWNRDQTWETLVTGAGYHPVVFDGINTFYLAEEHLNLKGAFDIPPCNLDEFQFRPGHSFVAPDTDLEQALIAERQRADRAEAELHTLRNSRSWRAIEKLKKVLARG; this comes from the coding sequence GTGACGTTCATTTCTTATGCACAGAATTTCGAAGACATCCGCCTGTGGCGCGTATTCAAACATGTCGAAAACGGCTTCTACATTGACGTCGGCGCCAACCACCCCACCGCCGACTCCGTGACCCGCGCCTTCTACGATCGCGGCTGGAGCGGGATCAACGTCGAACCGGTGCCGAGCTATTACCACGCCCTGTGCCAGGAGCGCCCCAGGGACACCAACCTGCAATGCGCGGCCGGCGACAACGCCGAGGCCCTGACCTTCTACGGCATCGCCGACACCGGCCTGTCCACCCTCGACCCCGCCATCGCCCAGCAGCACAAGGACGCCGGCATGCCGGTGCAGACCCAGATCGTCAGCTCGCGCACCCTGAGCGATATCTGCGAGGCTCATGTCGACGGCCCCATCCACTTTCTCAAGATCGACGTCGAAGGCCACGAAGAAACCGTGCTGCGCAGCATGGACTTCAGCCGCTGGCGACCGTGGATCCTGCTGATCGAAACCCCGTGGAACCGCGACCAGACCTGGGAAACCCTGGTTACCGGCGCCGGCTACCACCCGGTGGTGTTCGACGGCATCAACACCTTCTACCTGGCCGAAGAACACCTGAACCTCAAGGGCGCCTTCGACATCCCACCGTGCAACCTCGACGAATTCCAGTTCCGCCCCGGCCACAGCTTCGTTGCTCCCGACACCGACCTAGAACAGGCCCTGATCGCCGAACGCCAACGCGCCGACCGCGCCGAAGCCGAACTCCACACCCTGCGCAACAGCCGCTCATGGCGCGCCATCGAAAAACTCAAGAAAGTGCTGGCGCGCGGCTAG
- a CDS encoding cytochrome C oxidase subunit IV family protein has translation MAHAQGQQHPLSLYLKIWGLLFVLSALSYLVDYFHFQGYFRWSLILVLMLLKAGLIISIFMHMAWERLAMVYAILVPPLCLLVLVSLMAAEADYVFSTRGIFLGQ, from the coding sequence ATGGCACATGCACAAGGTCAACAGCATCCACTGAGCTTGTACCTGAAGATATGGGGGCTGTTGTTCGTACTCAGTGCCCTGTCCTATCTGGTCGACTACTTTCACTTCCAGGGCTACTTCAGGTGGTCGCTGATCCTGGTCCTCATGTTGCTGAAGGCGGGTCTGATCATTTCTATCTTCATGCACATGGCGTGGGAGCGCCTGGCGATGGTCTACGCCATACTCGTCCCACCCTTGTGCCTGCTGGTGCTGGTTAGCCTGATGGCAGCCGAGGCGGACTACGTGTTTTCCACCCGGGGGATTTTCCTCGGGCAATGA
- a CDS encoding methyltransferase, with translation MPSILQGPELLTRFQALDRFLFDHQQLWRPRPFTELQLPWETQHRELAQWLRQRSLDDAEASHNHPELLDAPAPFPDLARTAAALGAVAELPTHEVPAARQRLNVDVPGRKWQQIEAFAACLEFTQAPGHWLDWCSGKGHLGRRLLQPGQQLTCLEYDPALVASGRQLSEHHRLAVSHLQQDVLAADAAGRLSTEHTPVALHACGDLHVRLMQLASERGCRQLAIAPCCYNRISHAEYQPLSGPAKGSALQLSLDDLGLPLSETVTAGARVRRQRDSSMARRLAFDLLQRRLRGVDEYLPTPSLPASWLDKPFADYCRDLAALKHLSTVGSRDWPALEAAGWQRLAQVRNLELLRGLFRRPLELWLVLDRALFLQEQGYRVQLGLFCPAPLTPRNLMLLAERG, from the coding sequence ATGCCCTCCATCCTCCAAGGCCCCGAACTCCTCACCCGCTTCCAGGCCCTGGACCGCTTCCTGTTCGACCATCAGCAGCTCTGGCGTCCGCGCCCCTTCACCGAGTTGCAGTTGCCCTGGGAAACCCAGCACCGCGAACTCGCCCAATGGCTGCGCCAGCGCAGCCTGGACGACGCCGAAGCCAGCCATAACCACCCCGAGCTGCTCGATGCCCCCGCGCCCTTCCCCGATCTGGCACGGACCGCCGCCGCGCTGGGCGCCGTGGCCGAGCTGCCGACGCACGAAGTGCCTGCCGCCCGCCAACGCCTCAATGTCGATGTGCCCGGGCGTAAATGGCAACAGATCGAAGCCTTCGCCGCCTGCCTGGAATTCACCCAGGCCCCCGGCCACTGGCTGGATTGGTGTTCGGGCAAGGGCCACCTCGGCCGCCGCCTGCTGCAACCCGGGCAACAGCTGACCTGCCTGGAGTACGATCCGGCCCTGGTCGCCAGCGGCCGGCAACTGAGCGAACACCATCGGCTGGCGGTCAGCCACCTGCAGCAGGACGTGCTCGCCGCCGACGCCGCTGGCCGCCTGAGCACCGAACACACCCCGGTGGCCCTGCATGCCTGTGGCGACCTGCATGTGCGCCTGATGCAGCTGGCCAGCGAGCGCGGCTGTCGCCAACTGGCCATCGCGCCCTGCTGCTACAACCGCATCAGCCACGCCGAGTACCAGCCGCTTTCCGGCCCGGCCAAGGGCTCGGCGCTGCAACTGTCCCTCGACGACCTGGGCCTGCCCCTGAGCGAGACCGTCACCGCCGGCGCCCGGGTGCGCCGCCAGCGCGACAGCTCCATGGCCCGGCGCCTGGCCTTCGACCTGCTGCAACGCCGGCTGCGCGGGGTCGATGAGTATCTGCCCACCCCGTCGCTGCCCGCCAGCTGGCTGGACAAACCCTTTGCCGACTACTGCCGCGACCTGGCAGCCCTCAAGCACTTATCCACAGTCGGCTCGCGGGACTGGCCGGCGCTGGAAGCCGCCGGCTGGCAGCGCCTGGCCCAGGTGCGCAACCTGGAGCTGCTGCGCGGCCTGTTCCGCCGCCCCTTGGAGCTGTGGCTGGTGCTCGATCGCGCACTGTTTTTGCAGGAACAGGGTTATCGCGTGCAACTGGGCCTGTTCTGCCCGGCACCGCTCACCCCACGCAACCTGATGCTGCTGGCGGAACGTGGATAA
- the ctaD gene encoding cytochrome c oxidase subunit I translates to MAYVEHAETDVLHEPKSFFTRYIWSQDHKVIAIQYSLTAISVGLVALVLSGLMRMQIGFPGSLEFMDASTYYQAMTMHGMIMVIYLLTALFLGGFGNYLIPLMVGARDMVFPYVNMLSFWFYLLSVLVLLSSFFVPGGPTGAGWTLYPPQSITQGTPGTEWGIVLMLVSLAIFIVAATMGGLNYVTTVLQARTRGMTLFRMPLSVWGIFMASILALLAFPALFVSAVMMLFDKLLGTSFFMPAVISMGQQLAHQGGSPILFQHLFWFFGHPEVYIVALPAFGLVSDLISTHARKNIFGYRMMVWAIIAIGVLSFVVWAHHMYVSGMNPYFGFFFAATTLIIAVPTALKVYNWVLTLWHGDIHLTVPMLFALAFIVTFLVGGLTGLFLGNVIVDIPLSDTYFVVAHFHMVMGVAPILVIFGAIYHWFPKITGRLMNDTLGKLHFWITFLGTYCIYFPMHYLGLLGMPRRYYAWQNYDFIPQSAQQLNAFITVVALTVGVFQLLFLFNLVWSAFKGKPAGPNPWRAASLEWQTPDTPPVHGNWGSELPVVHRWAYDYSVPGIEQDFVPQTVSAQELEQMRQRCAEARIAGERP, encoded by the coding sequence ATGGCTTATGTCGAGCATGCAGAAACAGACGTCCTGCACGAACCGAAGAGCTTCTTCACGCGCTATATCTGGAGCCAGGACCACAAGGTCATCGCCATCCAGTATTCCCTGACGGCGATATCCGTGGGGCTCGTCGCCCTGGTGCTGTCCGGCCTGATGCGCATGCAGATCGGCTTTCCCGGCAGCCTTGAGTTCATGGATGCCAGCACCTATTACCAGGCGATGACCATGCACGGCATGATCATGGTCATCTACCTGCTGACGGCGCTGTTCCTGGGCGGCTTCGGCAACTATCTGATTCCGCTGATGGTTGGCGCCCGGGACATGGTCTTCCCCTACGTCAACATGCTGAGCTTCTGGTTCTACCTGCTCTCGGTCCTGGTGCTGCTTTCCAGCTTCTTCGTCCCGGGCGGGCCCACCGGGGCGGGCTGGACACTCTATCCGCCGCAATCGATTACCCAGGGTACCCCGGGTACCGAATGGGGCATCGTGTTGATGCTGGTGTCGCTGGCGATCTTCATCGTCGCCGCCACCATGGGCGGGCTGAACTACGTGACCACGGTGCTGCAGGCCCGCACTCGCGGCATGACGCTGTTTCGCATGCCGCTGTCCGTCTGGGGCATCTTCATGGCCTCGATCCTGGCCCTGCTGGCCTTTCCAGCCTTGTTCGTCAGCGCCGTGATGATGCTGTTCGACAAGCTGCTGGGCACGAGCTTTTTCATGCCTGCAGTGATCTCGATGGGGCAGCAGCTCGCGCATCAGGGCGGTAGCCCGATACTGTTCCAGCATCTGTTCTGGTTCTTTGGCCATCCGGAGGTCTACATCGTCGCCCTCCCGGCGTTCGGCCTGGTCTCCGACCTGATCAGCACCCATGCGCGCAAGAACATCTTCGGTTACCGCATGATGGTGTGGGCCATCATCGCCATCGGCGTGTTGAGCTTCGTGGTCTGGGCGCACCACATGTACGTCAGTGGGATGAACCCGTACTTCGGCTTCTTTTTCGCCGCCACCACCTTGATCATCGCCGTGCCGACCGCGCTGAAAGTCTACAACTGGGTGCTGACCCTGTGGCATGGCGACATCCACCTGACGGTACCGATGCTGTTCGCCCTGGCCTTTATCGTCACCTTCCTGGTCGGCGGTCTCACCGGCTTGTTTCTCGGCAACGTGATTGTGGATATCCCGCTGTCGGACACCTACTTCGTGGTGGCCCACTTCCATATGGTGATGGGGGTGGCGCCGATCCTGGTGATATTTGGCGCCATCTACCATTGGTTTCCGAAGATCACCGGGCGCCTGATGAACGACACCCTGGGCAAGCTGCATTTCTGGATAACCTTCCTGGGGACCTACTGCATCTACTTCCCCATGCACTACCTGGGTCTGTTGGGCATGCCTCGGCGCTATTACGCCTGGCAGAACTACGACTTCATCCCGCAATCGGCGCAGCAACTGAATGCGTTCATCACCGTTGTCGCGCTGACGGTCGGGGTATTCCAGCTGCTGTTCCTCTTCAACCTGGTCTGGAGCGCCTTCAAAGGCAAGCCGGCAGGCCCGAATCCATGGAGGGCGGCCAGCCTGGAATGGCAGACGCCGGACACCCCGCCCGTCCATGGCAACTGGGGGTCGGAGCTGCCGGTGGTGCACCGTTGGGCCTATGACTACAGCGTGCCCGGGATAGAGCAGGACTTCGTGCCACAGACGGTCTCTGCCCAGGAGCTGGAGCAGATGAGGCAGCGCTGTGCGGAAGCCAGGATCGCAGGCGAAAGACCATGA
- a CDS encoding magnesium transporter: protein MNRHFYISDNLDELETVESELEASGISTEQIHVLSDRDADVEQHHLHDVNSLMKQDVVHSGEIGAVIGIPLAALVLLGAYLAGWTESAAGWVPFIFLAIVILGFCIWEGGFFGIQVPNAHFSNLKKTIKDGEHIFFVDVEPAQEPVLDRVISHHPQLQVAGTGAAAPHWIVAWLQKWHQFKRTI from the coding sequence ATGAACCGACACTTTTACATCAGCGATAATCTCGACGAGCTGGAAACCGTTGAAAGCGAACTGGAAGCCAGCGGTATCAGTACCGAGCAGATTCATGTGCTCAGCGACCGGGATGCGGATGTCGAACAGCATCACCTGCATGATGTGAATTCACTCATGAAGCAGGATGTCGTTCACTCCGGCGAGATTGGCGCGGTCATTGGCATCCCGCTCGCGGCATTGGTACTGCTCGGTGCCTATCTGGCAGGTTGGACCGAGTCCGCGGCAGGCTGGGTACCGTTCATCTTCCTGGCGATCGTGATCCTGGGCTTCTGTATCTGGGAAGGCGGCTTCTTCGGTATCCAGGTGCCCAATGCCCATTTCAGCAATTTGAAAAAGACGATAAAGGACGGCGAGCACATCTTCTTCGTGGATGTGGAACCCGCTCAGGAACCCGTCCTGGATCGGGTCATCAGCCATCACCCACAGCTACAGGTCGCCGGAACCGGCGCAGCAGCCCCTCACTGGATAGTGGCCTGGCTGCAGAAATGGCATCAGTTCAAGCGAACGATATAG
- the wrbA gene encoding NAD(P)H:quinone oxidoreductase: MAKVLVLYHSMYGHIETMAQSVSEGARSVPGVEVTLKRVPETMDPEAFKAAHGKVDQSAPVATPGELGDYDAIILGTPTRFGNMSGQMRNFLDQTGGLWAKGGLVGKLASVFTSTGTGGGQEMTITSTWTTLAHHGMIIVPIGYSSPALFDTSSVGGGTPYGASTIAGGDGSRQPDARELDIARHQGQYVAQLAVKLSK, translated from the coding sequence ATGGCTAAGGTATTGGTTCTTTATCATTCGATGTACGGTCATATCGAAACAATGGCCCAGAGCGTGTCGGAAGGTGCCCGGAGCGTTCCCGGGGTCGAGGTCACTCTCAAACGTGTACCAGAGACCATGGACCCGGAAGCCTTCAAGGCTGCCCATGGGAAAGTGGATCAGAGCGCTCCGGTTGCCACACCAGGCGAGCTGGGCGACTACGACGCAATCATCCTTGGTACTCCGACCCGCTTCGGCAACATGTCGGGCCAGATGCGCAACTTCCTCGACCAGACCGGCGGGCTGTGGGCCAAGGGCGGGCTGGTTGGCAAGCTCGCCAGTGTATTCACCTCGACAGGTACCGGTGGTGGCCAGGAGATGACCATTACCTCCACGTGGACCACCCTGGCTCACCACGGCATGATCATCGTGCCCATCGGTTATAGCTCGCCAGCCTTGTTCGATACTTCCAGTGTCGGCGGTGGCACGCCTTATGGCGCATCCACCATTGCCGGTGGTGACGGCTCTCGCCAGCCTGATGCTCGTGAATTGGACATCGCTCGTCACCAGGGCCAATACGTGGCACAGCTGGCGGTCAAACTGAGCAAGTAA
- a CDS encoding heme-copper oxidase subunit III family protein → MALPSATPPEEPVQTPPDTLVAGWKGIATDWASDQDVFKRVSWGKAMMWIFLLSDTFIFTCFLTGYMSVRISATVPWPNPSEVFALTIGGVEVPLILIAIMTFVLISSSGTMAMAVNFAYRRVRGKCAALMLATAAFGATFVSMQAFEWSKLIAEGVRPWSNPMGAAQFGASFFMITGFHGLHVSIGVIYLCIVAFKVLRGDYERSGNYQIVEIAGLYWHFVDLVWVFIFAFFYLW, encoded by the coding sequence ATGGCATTGCCCTCAGCAACCCCTCCGGAAGAGCCCGTCCAGACCCCACCCGATACGCTGGTAGCGGGGTGGAAGGGCATCGCCACCGACTGGGCCTCGGATCAGGATGTGTTCAAGCGGGTGTCCTGGGGCAAGGCGATGATGTGGATCTTCCTGCTCAGCGACACCTTCATCTTCACCTGTTTCCTGACCGGCTACATGTCGGTGCGCATCAGTGCCACCGTCCCCTGGCCGAACCCCAGCGAAGTGTTCGCCTTGACCATTGGTGGCGTTGAGGTCCCGTTGATCCTGATCGCCATCATGACCTTCGTGCTGATCAGCAGCAGCGGCACCATGGCCATGGCCGTGAACTTCGCCTATCGCCGTGTGCGCGGTAAATGCGCGGCCCTGATGCTGGCTACCGCGGCCTTCGGGGCGACCTTTGTCAGCATGCAGGCGTTCGAGTGGAGCAAGCTCATTGCCGAAGGCGTGCGCCCATGGTCGAACCCTATGGGTGCCGCGCAATTCGGTGCCAGCTTTTTCATGATTACCGGTTTCCACGGGCTGCATGTATCGATCGGCGTCATTTACCTGTGCATCGTCGCCTTCAAGGTATTGCGCGGTGACTACGAGCGCTCCGGCAACTATCAGATCGTCGAGATAGCCGGGCTGTACTGGCACTTCGTGGACCTGGTGTGGGTATTTATCTTCGCTTTCTTCTACTTATGGTGA
- a CDS encoding ABC transporter permease translates to MNWEVIIKWLPKLAQGATLTLELVAIAVIAGLLLAIPLGIARSSRLWYVRALPYAYIFFFRGTPLLVQLFLVYYGLAQFDAVRNSAMWPYLRDPFWCATATMTLHTAAYIAEILRGAIQAIPPGEIEAARALGMSKPKALFYIILPRAARIGLPAYSNEVILMLKASALASTVTLLELTGMARTIIARTYLPVEIFFAAGVFYLLMSYVLVQGFKLLERWLRVEQCQGR, encoded by the coding sequence ATGAACTGGGAAGTGATCATCAAGTGGCTGCCCAAGCTGGCCCAGGGCGCCACGCTGACCCTGGAACTGGTGGCCATCGCGGTCATCGCCGGCCTGCTGCTGGCCATTCCGCTGGGCATCGCCCGCTCGTCGCGCCTGTGGTATGTGCGCGCCCTGCCCTATGCCTACATTTTCTTCTTCCGCGGCACGCCACTGCTGGTGCAATTGTTCCTGGTCTACTACGGCCTGGCGCAGTTCGACGCGGTGCGTAACAGCGCGATGTGGCCATACTTGCGCGATCCGTTCTGGTGCGCCACCGCCACCATGACCCTGCATACCGCGGCCTATATCGCCGAGATCCTGCGCGGGGCGATCCAGGCCATCCCGCCGGGCGAGATCGAAGCGGCTCGGGCGCTGGGCATGTCCAAGCCCAAGGCGCTGTTCTACATCATCCTGCCCCGGGCCGCGCGCATCGGCCTGCCGGCCTACAGCAACGAAGTGATCCTGATGCTCAAGGCCAGCGCCCTGGCCAGCACCGTGACCCTGCTGGAACTGACCGGCATGGCCCGCACCATCATCGCCCGCACCTACCTGCCGGTGGAGATCTTCTTCGCCGCCGGGGTGTTCTATCTGCTGATGTCCTACGTGCTGGTGCAAGGCTTCAAGCTGCTGGAACGCTGGCTGCGCGTCGAGCAGTGCCAAGGCCGCTGA
- a CDS encoding ABC transporter permease, which produces MNIDLYGFGPALAAGALMTVKLALSALCLGLVLGLLGALAKTSPYKPLQWLGGTYSTLVRGVPELLWVLLIYFGTVNLMRALGEFFGNSELELNAFAAGVIALGLCFGAYATEVFRGAILAIPKGHREAGVALGLSKWRIFTKLIMPQMWRIALPGLGNLFMILMKDTALVSVIGLEEIMRHSQIAVTVSKQPFTFYMVAAFMYLGLTVLAMTGMHFLEKRAARGFARSAS; this is translated from the coding sequence ATGAATATCGATCTCTACGGATTCGGCCCGGCGCTCGCCGCTGGCGCGCTGATGACCGTCAAGCTGGCTCTTTCGGCGCTGTGCCTGGGGCTGGTGCTCGGCCTGCTCGGTGCCTTGGCCAAGACTTCCCCGTACAAGCCACTGCAATGGCTTGGCGGCACCTATTCGACCCTGGTGCGCGGCGTTCCCGAGCTGCTCTGGGTGCTGCTGATCTACTTCGGCACCGTCAACCTGATGCGCGCCCTGGGTGAGTTCTTCGGCAACTCGGAGCTGGAGCTCAACGCCTTTGCCGCCGGGGTCATCGCCCTCGGCCTGTGCTTCGGCGCCTACGCCACCGAAGTGTTCCGTGGCGCGATCCTCGCCATCCCCAAGGGCCATCGTGAGGCCGGCGTGGCCCTGGGCCTGTCGAAATGGCGGATCTTCACCAAGCTGATCATGCCGCAGATGTGGCGTATCGCCCTGCCGGGCCTGGGCAACCTGTTCATGATCCTGATGAAGGACACCGCGCTGGTGTCGGTGATCGGCCTGGAAGAAATCATGCGCCACTCGCAGATCGCCGTGACCGTGTCCAAGCAACCCTTCACCTTCTATATGGTGGCGGCCTTCATGTACCTGGGCCTGACCGTGCTGGCCATGACCGGCATGCACTTCCTGGAAAAACGCGCCGCTCGCGGCTTCGCGAGGAGCGCTTCATGA
- a CDS encoding ABC transporter substrate-binding protein, whose translation MQSYKKFLLAAAATLVFSANAMAADKLKMGIEAAYPPFNNKDASGQVVGFDKDIGDALCAKMKVECEVVTSDWDGIIPALNAKKFDFLISSMSITDERKQAVDFTDPYYSNKLQFIAPKDKADFKTDKASLKGKIIGAQRATLAGTWLEDNLGDDITIKLYDTQENAFLDLTSGRLDAILADKYVNYEWLKSEAGKPYEFKGDPVEESDKIGIAVRKNDPIREKLNAALKEIVADGTYKKINDKYFPFSIY comes from the coding sequence ATGCAGAGCTATAAGAAATTCCTCCTGGCCGCTGCCGCCACTCTGGTGTTCTCGGCCAATGCGATGGCCGCCGACAAACTGAAGATGGGCATCGAAGCGGCCTACCCGCCGTTCAACAACAAGGATGCCAGCGGCCAGGTCGTCGGCTTCGACAAAGACATCGGCGACGCCCTGTGCGCCAAGATGAAAGTCGAGTGCGAAGTGGTCACCTCCGACTGGGACGGCATCATCCCGGCCCTGAACGCCAAGAAGTTCGACTTCCTGATCTCCTCGATGTCGATCACCGACGAGCGCAAGCAGGCGGTGGACTTCACCGACCCGTACTACTCCAACAAGCTGCAGTTCATCGCCCCCAAGGACAAGGCCGACTTCAAGACCGACAAGGCTTCCCTCAAGGGCAAGATCATCGGTGCGCAGCGTGCCACCCTGGCCGGCACCTGGCTGGAAGACAACCTGGGCGACGACATCACCATCAAGCTCTACGACACTCAGGAAAACGCCTTCCTCGACCTGACTTCGGGCCGCCTGGACGCGATCCTGGCCGACAAGTACGTCAACTACGAGTGGCTGAAAAGCGAAGCGGGCAAGCCTTACGAGTTCAAGGGCGACCCGGTTGAAGAAAGCGACAAGATCGGCATCGCCGTGCGCAAGAACGATCCGATCCGCGAGAAGCTCAACGCCGCGCTGAAAGAAATCGTGGCTGACGGCACCTACAAGAAGATCAACGACAAGTACTTCCCGTTCAGCATCTACTGA
- a CDS encoding cytochrome c oxidase subunit 3 yields the protein MNGPLLKNTESAGAGGRWSQPPGSSRAPEGFDRAKAAKVGLRVFLVAVTSLFLLFLLAFIARSQMVDWQPLTDPLAPLASARQLWLNTTLLVLGSISLQWARMAARRGALNGATLGFILGGVFAIAFLGGQLWVWKQFVDWGYFVFANPANSFFYLLTGVHGLHLLGGLVAWGRVGARFLRRVALSQLASSVELCAIYWHYLLGLWIVLFFLLTSTPETYQAIAAFCGLR from the coding sequence ATGAACGGGCCGCTATTGAAAAACACCGAAAGCGCCGGCGCCGGAGGCCGTTGGAGCCAGCCCCCCGGCAGCTCTCGGGCACCGGAAGGCTTCGATAGGGCGAAAGCCGCAAAAGTGGGCCTGCGCGTGTTCCTGGTGGCGGTGACCTCGCTGTTCCTGCTGTTCCTGCTGGCCTTTATCGCGCGTTCGCAAATGGTGGACTGGCAGCCTCTGACCGACCCCCTGGCGCCGCTGGCCAGTGCCCGGCAACTCTGGTTGAACACGACCCTGCTGGTGCTGGGCAGTATCAGCCTGCAGTGGGCACGGATGGCCGCCCGGCGGGGCGCGTTGAACGGGGCCACCCTCGGCTTCATCCTGGGCGGCGTCTTTGCGATCGCCTTTCTCGGGGGACAACTCTGGGTCTGGAAGCAGTTCGTCGACTGGGGTTATTTCGTCTTCGCTAATCCGGCCAACAGCTTTTTCTATCTGCTGACCGGTGTGCACGGGCTGCACCTGCTGGGGGGGCTGGTGGCTTGGGGCAGGGTCGGCGCCCGGTTCCTGCGACGGGTTGCGCTGTCGCAACTGGCGTCCAGCGTGGAGCTCTGCGCCATCTATTGGCACTACCTGCTGGGGCTCTGGATCGTCCTCTTCTTCCTGCTGACCAGCACGCCGGAAACCTATCAAGCCATCGCCGCATTCTGCGGCCTGAGGTGA